CGGGCATCCGGCGGCTGTCGAAGATCGTGCGCGCACCGTCGGCCCGCAACAGGCTGGCGATCGGCTCGTAGGCGACCACCGCATCGACGTTGCCGGAGCCGGCCGCGATGCGCTGCCGCGACGCCTCCACCCGCAGCACCGACACGTCGCCGCGTTCGAGCTTTCCGGCCTGCAGCACACGCGCCAGCACCAGCGCGCCGACGGCGGAATCCTCCACCGCGATGCGCTTGCCACGCAGGTCGGCAGGCGTGGCGACGGGCGGCCGGGCCACCACCGCGTCGGCACCGTCCGACAGGCTCAGCAGGGCCACGATGCGGATCGCCATGCCCTCGTCCGCAAGCCGCAGGGCCTCGTCCAGCGTGAGCGCGGCGGCCTCCAGCACGCCGTTGCGCAGGCCGCGCAGGCTTTCGCTGCTGGAACCGACCTCGACCACGCGCACGCGCCGCGCATCGACCAGCCCCAGTTCACCGGCAAGCACCAGGGGGTCGTAGCCCACCCAGGG
This DNA window, taken from Thauera sp. K11, encodes the following:
- a CDS encoding ABC transporter substrate-binding protein; the protein is MMRLCVCLVCMLLLLSGCGEPPRAVLRVGVSPWVGYDPLVLAGELGLVDARRVRVVEVGSSSESLRGLRNGVLEAAALTLDEALRLADEGMAIRIVALLSLSDGADAVVARPPVATPADLRGKRIAVEDSAVGALVLARVLQAGKLERGDVSVLRVEASRQRIAAGSGNVDAVVAYEPIASLLRADGARTIFDSRRMPGEIVGLLVVCEGVLAERGDDVVELLAGWERGLAALRADTAGHAALLAPGIDLTAEQYHAILGGLTFLTLGDSVASFEGRAPAIAAAGRRTAESLREMGLIHGSGDWSALLAAEPARQALGGAR